A stretch of the Fusobacterium varium genome encodes the following:
- a CDS encoding membrane protein: MLGIALSVIIGGLLGFFCKNSLILAHADNLIKFGLCLLLFFVGIDIGKNQSVFEQLKTLNKKVLLLPFITIIGSLLGGVLASFITTLSLGEGVAVSSGMGWYSFSAIELSKINAQLGGTAFLSNVFRELLAIFTIPFIAAKIGSFQSVSSAGATAMDSVLPVINRSNPPDISIIAFYSGLVITIVVPILVPAVVAIFSLS, encoded by the coding sequence ATGCTTGGAATAGCTTTATCTGTTATTATAGGAGGTCTTCTTGGATTTTTCTGTAAAAATTCCCTTATATTAGCTCATGCTGATAATCTTATTAAGTTTGGATTGTGTCTTCTTCTATTCTTTGTTGGAATAGACATAGGAAAAAATCAAAGTGTATTTGAGCAGTTAAAAACTTTAAATAAAAAAGTATTATTGCTGCCTTTTATTACAATAATTGGTTCTTTACTTGGAGGAGTTCTTGCCTCTTTTATTACGACTCTTTCTTTAGGAGAGGGAGTTGCAGTAAGTTCTGGTATGGGATGGTATTCATTTTCTGCTATAGAGCTTTCTAAAATAAATGCTCAATTAGGTGGAACCGCCTTTCTTTCAAATGTATTCAGAGAACTTTTAGCAATATTTACAATACCATTTATAGCTGCTAAAATTGGATCATTTCAATCGGTGTCATCTGCTGGAGCTACTGCAATGGATTCTGTGCTTCCTGTTATAAACAGAAGCAATCCCCCTGATATATCTATAATAGCTTTTTATTCAGGTCTTGTAATCACAATAGTTGTTCCTATTTTGGTCCCAGCTGTTGTAGCAATATTCAGCTTAAGTTAA
- the mro gene encoding aldose 1-epimerase — protein MELTVRNWGKTKFDETVKLYTLKNDFLEVEILNYGGIIRKISFPDKNGKIENIVLNLNNISDYEERSPYFGAIVGRNAGRISNAELKIGDTGYKLNTNSGKNNIHGGINNFSHKIWNVKEIKGDNFIGLELTLKSPHLEEGFPGNISVTVKYILKNDELSLEYYGTTDRETYINLTNHSYFNLSGDFKRTISDEYLKLNSSAFIAVDEATLPIKISETYGTPFDFCEFSLLKTSLDSDNFQIRIVNNGLDHPFILEQNKNIPAAELKDDISGRILKVFTDQPAVVVYSGNYLHEIGKLSDGSDCRKHMGICFETQDYPDVLNFLPEKGRIYSPSNPYIQKTIFKFLINKN, from the coding sequence ATGGAATTAACAGTTAGAAATTGGGGCAAAACAAAATTTGATGAAACAGTGAAATTATATACTCTTAAAAATGATTTTTTAGAAGTAGAAATTCTCAATTATGGAGGAATTATAAGGAAAATTTCTTTTCCAGATAAAAATGGAAAGATTGAAAATATAGTCTTAAATTTGAATAACATCTCTGATTATGAAGAAAGATCTCCTTATTTTGGAGCTATTGTAGGAAGAAATGCTGGAAGAATATCCAATGCTGAACTAAAGATAGGAGATACTGGATACAAACTTAATACTAATAGTGGAAAAAATAATATTCATGGTGGAATAAATAATTTTAGCCATAAAATATGGAATGTTAAAGAAATAAAAGGAGATAACTTTATTGGTTTGGAACTCACACTTAAAAGTCCTCATTTAGAAGAGGGGTTTCCAGGAAATATTTCTGTCACTGTAAAATATATATTAAAGAATGATGAGCTATCCCTTGAATATTATGGAACTACTGATAGAGAAACATATATAAATCTTACCAATCACTCATATTTTAATTTAAGTGGAGATTTTAAAAGAACTATATCTGATGAGTATTTAAAACTGAACTCTAGTGCTTTTATTGCTGTGGATGAGGCTACTCTCCCAATAAAAATATCTGAAACATATGGAACTCCTTTTGATTTTTGTGAATTTTCTCTTTTAAAAACTTCCCTTGATTCTGATAATTTTCAAATCAGAATTGTAAATAATGGATTGGATCATCCTTTTATTTTAGAGCAAAATAAAAATATTCCTGCTGCTGAACTTAAAGATGATATTTCTGGAAGAATATTAAAAGTCTTTACTGATCAGCCAGCAGTTGTTGTATACAGTGGAAATTATCTTCATGAAATAGGAAAACTTTCAGATGGCTCAGATTGCAGAAAACATATGGGTATCTGTTTTGAAACTCAGGATTATCCTGATGTTCTAAATTTTCTTCCTGAAAAAGGTAGGATATACTCACCATCAAATCCTTATATTCAAAAAACTATTTTTAAGTTTTTAATAAATAAAAATTAA